The Nocardia sp. NBC_01503 sequence GTTTCGGGCTCGATATCGCGCTGACCGTCGAGCCCGGCGAAGTGGTCGCGCTGTTGGGCCCCAATGGCGCGGGCAAGTCCACCGCGTTGCGGGCGCTGGCCGGACTGCTGCCGCTCACCGGCGGGCGGATTTCCGTGAGCGATCAGGTGTGGGATGAGCCGCCCGCGGTCTTCGTACCCGCCGAGCAGCGCCAGGTCGGTGTTGTATTCCAGGATTACCTGCTTTTTCAACACCTTTCGGCATTGGAGAACGTGGCCTTCGGACTGCGCGCCCGTGGTGTGCGCCGCGCCGATGCCCGTACGCGCGCCGCCGAATGGCTGGACCGGGTCGGCCTGACCGATCGCGCGCACGCCACCCCGCGCGCGCTCTCCGGCGGGCAGGCGCAACGGGTCGCGCTGGCGCGAGCCCTGGCTACCGAGCCCCAATTACTGCTGCTGGACGAGCCGCTCGCCGCGCTCGATGCGAGCACTCGCCTCCAGGTGCGCACCGAGCTGTCGCATCATCTGCGCGACTATTCCGGGCATACCGTCCTGGTCACCCATGATCCGCTCGATGCCATGGTGCTGGCCGATCGGCTGATCATCCTCGAGGACGGCGCGATCATCCAGCAGGGCGCGCCCACCGAGATCGCCCGTCGACCGCGCTCGGAATATGTGGCGAATCTTGTGGGACTCAACCTGTTTCGCGGCACCGCCAGCGGAACCACCGTCGACATCGACACCGGCGGCAGTCTCACCATCACCGAAAACTCCACGGGCCCGGTATTTCTGGCGTTCCCCCCGACCGCGGTGGGCCTGCATCCGGAGAAACCCACCGGCAGCGCGCGCAATACCTGGCCCGTCACCGTGGCGGGAATGGAGCAGCACGCCAACATCACTCGCGTTCGTCTGGACGGCGCACCCCCGGTGCTGGCCGACATCACCCCGGCGGCCGTCGCCGACCTGCGCCTACAACCCGGTATGCGGGTCTGGGCGGCGGTCAAGGCCACCGAGGTACACACATACCCGGCTTAGACTTGCGGCCGTTTGGCTTTCGGCAGTTTGGCGACGATCGCGTCATAGGACTGGTCGATGAGTTCGCGGAGCTCGTCGTCGGGCACTCTGCCGCCGACCTTGATCAGGTTCCAGCCGTACCTGCCGATGTAGTGCGAGACCGAGACGTCGTCGGGGTAGATGGCGACGAGTTCGTCGGCCTCGGGCCGCGTTCCGCATTTGAGGCTGACCGCCTCGCCGCTGCCGATGAAGGCGAAGATCTTGTCGCCGACCTTGGCGACGATATCGCCTTCCCACGGTTCGTCCTGCCAGGCACCGGGTTTGGTGAGGCAATAGGCGAGAACGTCCATGGCGGCCTCCTCTAGACGGGCAGTAGGCGGCCGACGACGGCGGTCAGCTGGCGGGCCGAGCGGCATTCGTGCATTTCTATGACCTCGGCGTATTTCTTGGCGGCGGAGTCGCCTGTGCCCCACATCTTCTCGGCTTCGGGGTTGAGCCAGTAGGCGTGTTTGGCCACCGAGACGAGTTGTTCGAGGGTGGCCAGGGCGGGATCGCGGTAGTTGTTGCGGGCGTCGCCGAGGATCAGCAGGGAGGTGCGGCTGGTGACCGCGTCGGGGAAGTTCTCGGCGAAGCCCTCCAGGGCGGAACCGTAGTCCGAATGTCCTTCGATACCAACGACATCGGCTTCGGTGAAGATGCGGCGGGTGATCTGATCGAGCGGAGTCACCGAATCGAAGAGTTTGGTCACTTCGTCGGAGCGGTCCACGAAGGCGAAGATCCGGACCCGGGAGAACTGTTCGCGCAGCGCGTTCACCAAAACCATGGTGAAGCTGGAGAATCCGGCCACCGAGCCCGAAATGTCGCACAGCAGTACGAGATCCGGCCGACCGGGGCGCGGCTTGCGGGTCTCCAGGTGAATGGGCACACCGCCGGTGGACATGGATTTGCGCAGCGTCTTGCGCAGATCGATCTCACCGCGACGAGCCCGGCGACGACGGGAAGCCAGGCGGGAGGCCAGGATTCGAGCCAGTCGCTGACTGGAGCGGCGCAGATCGTCGAGTTCGTGCTGGGAGATGCGCAGGAAGTCGGCATCCTCGGCCTGGCGGGCGACACCGTAGGTGGCGACGCGGTCGCGGCCGATGCGTTCGGCGACGCGGCGGCGGGTCTCGGCCTCGACGGTGCCGCGGAAGGATTTGATGCGCTGGCGGGCGGTGCGCCGGGCGACCTCGGTATCGAAGTCGGAGTTGTCCATACCCGCGGTGAGCCCGGCGATCAGCTTGGCCACCAGGATCTCGGGCTGCAGATCCTTCATGGTCTGGTACGCCGAGAAGGACGGACCACCCGCCGCCTGATACTGGCCCATCTGCTCGACCATCTGCGCGGCCAGCGCCTGGAGCTGTCGCTCCTGCTCACCGGAGGGACTCTGAACGAGCAACTCCGCCAGCATCTTCCGCAGTTCGATAATGTCGACCGCGCCATCGGGCTTGTACGGGATCTCGACCTCCTCGGCCCCGACGCGCTCGCCCAGCGCGGCCGGGAACCAGAGATCGAAGAGTCCGTCGAAGGTGGCGCGCTGGGTGGTGCGCCGCAGCAGCGCGCACGCCAGACCCTCGCGCAGTACCTCGCGGTCCATCAGATCCAGCACCGTGACAACCTGTGCGGCGTCGACGGTTTCGGAGGGGCCGACCGGAATTCCCCTGCCGCGCAGGGCCTCCACGAACCCGACCAGATGCCCGGAGAATCCGTGCTCGGCCGTCGGTCCGGGCGCGGTGGCGGATTTGGCGGTTCCCGTTCCCCCGCTCACCGCCCGCATCGCCGCCGAAACCAGTCCGCGAGGCGTATTCGCTGCGCCCGCCATGGCCTCAGGCCAGCTTCAGCTCGGACTGCGCGCGCAGATGATCGGCCTGATGCTTGAGCACCACTCCGAGCGTCGCGCGCACCGTCTTGTCGTCGAGATCCTTTGCGCCCAAAGCCAGTAGCGTGCGCGCCCAGTCGATGGACTCGGCGACCGACGGCAGCTTCTTGAGCTGCATGCCGCGCAGTACGTGCACGACCCGCACGAGTTGTGCGGCCACGGCGGGCTTGAGCTCGGGGACGCGGCTGGCCAGGATGCGGCGTTCGAGATCCTCGTCCGGGAAGTCGATGTGCAGATAGAGGCAGCGCCGCTTCAACGCCTCCGACAGCTCGCGCGTCGCGTTCGAGGTGAGCACCACGAACGGTTTGCGGGTGGCGGTGATGGTGCCCAATTCCGGGACGGTGACCGAGAAGTCGCTCAGGATCTCGAGCAGCAGGCCCTCGATCTCGACATCGGCCTTATCGGTCTCGTCGATGAGCAGTACGGTCGGCTCGGTGCGCCGGATGGCGGTCAGCAGCGGCCGCGAGAGCAGGAATTCCTCGGTGAAGACGTCGGACTTGGTCTCGGCCCAATCGTTCTCCGAGGACGCCTGGATGCGCAGAATCTGTTTGGCGTGATTCCACTCGTACAGCGCCCGCGCCTCGTCCACGCCCTCATAGCATTGCAGGCGAACGAGTTCCGCGCCCGCGACCTCGGCGACCGCCTTGGACAGTTCGGTCTTGCCGACACCGGCGGGGCCCTCGATGAGCAGCGGTTTGCCGAGCCGGTCGGCGAGGAAGACCGACGTGGCGGTGGCCTTGTCGGCCAGATAGCCGGTTCCGGCGAGGCGCTCGATCACATCGTCGACCGACGAGAAGATCGGCTCCTGGATCGGTGCTGTAGGAGCCACGGATGCTGCCCTTTCTTCGAATGTAGCTAGACGGGCCGAATCTGGCCGTCGCCCCACACAATCCATTTGGTGGAGGTCAGTTCCGGCAGACCCATGGGGCCGCGCGCATGCAATTTCTGGGTGGAGATGCCGATCTCCGCGCCGAAGCCGAACTGCTCTCCGTCGGTGAAGGCAGTCGAAGCATTGACCATGACGGCGGCGGCGTCCACCCGGCCGGTGAATTCGCGTGCGGCCTTGAGATCACCGGTGACGATGGCCTCGGTGTGGCCGGTGCCCCAGTGGTTGATGTGCTCGACGGCGGCGTCCAGATCGGGGACGACCTTCAGCGCGATATCGAGGGACAGGTATTCATCGGCCCAGTCGGTATCGGTGGCGGGCACCAGCCCGGGCAGGTCACCGTGGATGGTGACGCCCTTGTCCGCGAGGGCCTTGATCAGGCGAGGTACCGCGGTCTCGGCGATGGCCTCGTCGATGAGCACCGTCTCGGCGGTATTGCAGACGCTGGGACGCCGGGTCTTGGCATTGATCAGAATGGCCTCGGCCATCTCCAGATCGGCATCGCGGTGCACGAAGATATGGCAGTTGCCGGTACCGGTCTCGATGGTCGGCACCAGGGCGTCCCGCACCACGGCATTGATCAGGCCCGCGCCGCCGCGCGGAATGACCACGTCGACCAGACCGCGCGCCTGGATCAGATGGGTCACGCTGGAGCGGTCGTCGGCGGGCAGCAGCTGCACCGCGTCCTCCGGAAGGCCCTGCGCCGTAAGCGCTTCGCGCAGTACGGTCACCAGCGCCACATTGGAGCGCACCGCCGAGGAGGAACCGCGCAGCAGCGCCGCGTTACCCGATTTGAGCGTCAATCCGAAGGCGTCCACGGTGACATTGGGCCGCGCCTCGTAGACCATGCCGACCACGCCGAGCGGAACCCGCGTCTGCCGGATCTCCAGACCGTTCGGCAGCGTCGAACCGCGGACCACATCGCCCACCGGATCCGGCAGCCCCGCGACCTGACGCAGGCCGGAGGCGATCCCGTCGATCCGAGCCTCGGTCAGCCGCAGCCGATCCAGCTGCGCCTCGGCGGTGCCGCCCGCGCGCGCGAGTTCGATGTCCTCGCCATTGGCGATCAGCAGCCGATCCTTGGCGGCGAGCAGGGCGTCGGCGGCGGCGTGCAGCGCGGCATCCTTCTGCGCCGTGGTGAGCTGGGCGAGCGTGCGCGACGCCAACCGAGCCCGGCGCGCCGCGGCATGCACCACCTCGCGGACGTTGTCCAGTTCAGTGGTGGTCGAAGCTGTCATGGGTACAGCCTACTTACCCGGTCATAGCGGTCATTCAGCGACTTCACACCGCCGCACTCCCCGCGTCGCCGTGGAGCCGACCCATCCCGCATCGAAGCCGCACACCCTTTACCCGGGGGTGTGCGGCCACGGCACGGGGTGTGCTGGGGAGCAGCGCGGCGGGACCGACCCGCCCGGAAGGAGATTCGCCGGGCCGGTGTCGGTGCGGCGGGCTAGTTTGAGCGGATGACCGCGAGTATCAAGCTGTCCTCCGCCGCCGGACGCTGGGTTCTGCTGGCCACCGTGCTCGGCTCCGGAATGGCGATGCTCGACGCCACCGTCGTGAATGTGGCGCTGCCGAGGATCGGTGACGAATTCGGCTCGTCCATGGCCGGATTGCAGTGGACCGTCAATGCGTACGCACTCACCCTGGCCGGGTTGATCCTGCTCGGTGGTGCGCTCGGCGACCGGTACGGGCGGCGGCGGGTCTTCATTATCGGTGTCATCTGGTTCGCGCTCGCCTCGGCGCTCTGCGGTGCGGCACAGGATGTTTCGATGCTGATCGCGGCGCGAGCGCTCCAGGGCGTCGGCGGCGCGCTGCTCACCCCCGGATCGCTGGCGATCATTCAGGCGTCGTTCGAACCGCAGGATCGGGCCCGCGCGGTCGGGGCCTGGTCCGGGTTGGGCGGCGTGGCCGGAGCCATCGGACCGTTCCTGGGTGGCTATCTGGTGGAGTACGCGGGCTGGCGCTGGGTCTTCCTGCTGAATGTGCCGCTGGCCCTGCTGGTTATCGCGGTCACCGCCCGGCATGTGCCCGAAACCTACGATTCGCGGGCGCACGGCAAGTTCGATGTGCTCGGCGCGGCCATGGCGGCGCTGTGCCTGGCCGGAATCACCTATGCGCTCACCACCGCACCGGAGCGAGATACCAACCGCGCCTTGGTGATAGGCAGCGCGGTGCTGGGCATTGCCGCGGGTATCGCGTTCGTCCTGATCGAACGCCGGCGCTCGGCCCGCGATGACGGACCCTCGCCGATGGTGCCGGTGGATGTCTTCGCCTCCAAACAGTTCACGGCGATCAACGGCGTCACCTTCGTCATGTACGGGGCGATGAGCGTGGTCTTCTTCCTGTTGGTGCTCACCCTCCAGGTGGTCTCGGGCTTCAGCCCGATCGCGGCGGGCACCGCCATGCTGCCCGGCACCGTCCTCATGCTGCTGTTCTCCGCGCGCGCCGGTGCACTCGCGCAGAAGATCGGTCCGCGCAAACCCATCACCGCCGGTGTCCTACTGGCCGCGCTGGGCATGCTGCTCATGACCCGCATCGGTGCGGACTCCTCCTACGTGACCGTGGTGCTGCCCGCCGCGATCGTTTTCGGCATCGGTCTGACCCTGGCCGTCGCACCGCTCACCGCGACCGTGCTGGCCACCGCCGATGAACGGCACGCGGGTGTGGCGAGCGGGGTCAACAACGCGGTGGCCCGCGCAGCGGGACTCCTTGCGGTGGCGGCCATTCCACCGCTGGCCGGACTCACCGGCGACGCCTACGGCAACCCCTCGACCTTTCAGCACGGCTTCCGTATCGCCCTGATCACCTGCGTCGTCCTCATGGTCGGTGCGGCCGCGCTGGCCTTCCTCACCGTCCGCGACGACGCCCTGGCCATCGCCCCCGCCACGGCCGAGCCGCTATGCAAGGTGAACTGCCCCATCGGCGCACCCCCGCTGGAGCCCGGCCGAGCCCTGACCTCGACCGGCGGCAAGGACGGCTGATCGACCGCCGGGATGCTCAGCGCTCGGCCTGTGGCTTGGTCGCCGGATCGAACAGGAACGAGATCTTCTCCATCACCCGTTGCCGCTGGGTGTTCTGGAAGCTGGCGATCCGCCACTGCCCGTCCTGTTCCCGCACCAGCGTGTAGGTCTGGGTCTTGGAGAGTTCGGACGGTCGATCGTCGTCGTAGCGGTCGCCGCGCGTGGTGACGATGGCGACGTTCCCGCCGTAGAAGCGGGCATCCAGGTACGAGTCGGCGAGCTTGGTGCCCTTGAGGAATCCGCTGAAGAGTGCGCGATGCGCCTCGGTGAGATCGTCGCGGCCTTCGTAATGGGTGCCGAGAAATGTGGTGTACGTGGCGTTCTCGGTGAATGTCGCACCGTAGGCGTCGGCATCGTTGCGGCCCCAGGCCGCGGTCATATTCGTCAGGGTTCCGCAGACCCCGCGGAGGTCGTCGGCGCTGCCGCCGTCCGGGATGAGGCTGGCGCATTCGGCGACACCGACATTTCGGACATCCGAGGTCTGGCTCAGCCAGACGTAGCCGCCCGCCGCGGTGATGCCCAGGGCGAGGGTGGCGACACCGAGGGCGCGAAAGACGGTGCGGTGACGGGACTTACGCGGGGCGGTGGTCGATTCGGCGGCGGTGGCGATCGTCATGGCGGTAGCCTTTCGCATCGTGTCTCTTCTTCCAAGATGTTTCTTCTTGAAAGATGTTTCTTCGTTAAAGAAGAGATTACGAGCGCGACCTACCCGTGTCAACCCCTCCGCACGACTACCGTGGCGATCATGGCGCGGATTGTGGTGGTGGGCAGCATCAATATGGATCTGGTGACGACCGTCAAGCGGCGACCGGAGCCGGGCGAGACGGTATCCGGGGAGAAGTTCTCGCTGGTACCCGGCGGGAAGGGATCGAATCAGGCGATCGCGGCGCGCCGCGCCGGGGGTGAGGTCGGCTTCGTCGGGGCGGTCGGGGATGACGTATTCGCCGATGAGCTGCGCCGGGTGCTGGTCGATGCGGGCGTGGGTGTTTCGCGGCTGCGGCGGGCGCACGGGCCGAGCGGAGTGGCGGCCATCATCGTCGATGACGGTGGGGAGAACAGCATTATCGTGGTGGGCGGGGCCAATTCGCGACTGACCACGCTCGACGAGGATGATCTCGAGGCGATCGCGCAGGCGGATGTACTGCTGTGCCAGTTGGAGATTCCGCTGCCGACCGTACTGCAGGCGGCTCGGCACGCCCGCGCGCACGACACCACGGTGATACTGAATCCCTCGCCGGTGCGCGAACTTCCGGAGCAGGTGTGGGCCGAGATCGATATCGCGGTGGTGAACGAGGGTGAGGCGGCGCAGCTCGGCGCGGCGCTGGACGCGGTTCCGCATGTGATCACCACGCTCGGCGCGGATGGCGCGATCTATCGCGGGCCCGATGGAATCACGCTGCCACAGCCGGGGGTTCGCGTGGAGGTGGTCGACACCACCGGCGCCGGAGACACTTTCACCGGTGCGCTCGCGGCGCATTGGCCTGACGGCCCGGAGATCGCGCTGGCCTGGGCGTGTACGGCGGGCGCGCTGGCGACCACGAAACTCGGTGCCAGCGCGTCGATTCCGACGCGCAATGCGATCGAACGGCTGCTGTCGCGCTGACTCAGGCGGCCGTGGTGCTCTTACCGGTGTGCACGGCCACCAGGTCGGCGAGCTGCTTTCCGGCGCGCTCGAGCGGATCGGTGGAGCGGGTGGCCAGTGACATGATGACCGCACCCTCCACCGCCGCCACGATGGTGGTGGCGAGGGAGCGGGCGATATCGGGCTCGACGGCCTCGACCTCGAGCCGGTCGGCGAGGATGCCCTCCCATTCGAGGAAGGTCGCGCCCGCGATATCGGCGGCCTCCGGGGATTCGGAGCGGCCCAGCGCCGCGGCCACCACCGGGCAGCCCGCGGTGAAATCGCTGGAGACCACCACCTCGCGCCACATGGCGGGGAAGGCGGCGAGCACGGTGGCCAGATCCGCGCCGGAGGTGAGCGTGCGCATGAGCGCACTGGACGCCTGTCCGGCGGTGCGGGTGGCCTCGGCGACCAGTTCGGACTTGCCGCCCGGAAAGTTCAGATAGACCGAGCGCCGCGAGATGCCACTGTGCTCGAGCAGTTGGGCGATGCCGGTTCCGGCGATTCCTTTGCAACGCATGAGGGCGATGGCGCTGTCGATGAGGCGGTCGCGGGCTCCCATGGTCGACTTCCTTCCTTGCCGTATACCGATCGGTGTACTACCGTTCGAGATATACCGATTGGTCGACCACTCGAGTGTAGACCGCCGCCACTCACCAGACGACGAATCGGGGCCACCTATGCCTGCAAACCGCGAGTCCGAGCCGACCGAACGCACCGGCAAGGCCAGCCCGGCCCTGCACGATCCCCTGCCGCTGGCCAGTGGCCAGGTACTGCCGAACCGACTGATGAAATCCGCCCTGAGCGAGGGGCTCGGCAACTCCGCCCTCGCCCCCGACGAACGGCTGCAACGACTCTACGCGCGCTGGAGCACCGGCGGGTACGGGTTGATAGTCACCGGCAATGTCATGGTCGACGGCCGCCACCTGGGAGAACCCGGCAATGTGGCCATCGAGGACGAACGGCACCTGGAGGCACTGACCCGCTGGGCCAAAGCGGGCAAAGACGGCGGCAGCAAGCTGTGGATGCAGTTGAATCATCCGGGCCGGCAGGCCAATCCACTGGTGACCCGCAACCGCGCGGTGGCTCCGTCCGCGATCGGTATGAGCATTCCGGGCGTACCCGCACCGCGCGCACTCACCGAGGACGAGATCCTCGACATCATCGGGCGCTTCGGCACCGCGGCCCGGGTCGCCGAGGCCGCCGGATTCGACGGGGTGCAGATCCACGGGGCGCACGGATACCTGGTGTCGCAGTTCCTGTCCCCGCTGTCCAATCAGCGCACCGACGCCTGGGGCGGTGACGCCGAGCGACGCAGGCGCTTCGTGCTCGAGGTGGCGCGCAGTATTCGCGCTGCGGTGAGCCCCGGTTTCGGCGTCGGCATCAAACTCAATTCGGCGGACTTCCAGCGTGGCGGCTTCACCGAGGACGAATCGCGTGCGGTCATCGAGAAGCTCTCCGCCGAGCAGCTGGATCTCATCGAAATCAGCGGTGGCAGTTACGAATCCCCCGCCATGCTGAATCGGCCGCGCACGGTGGCGGCGAGCACGAAGGCCCGCGAGGCGTACTTCCTGGAGTACGCCGAATCCGCCCGGGCGGCCGCCGGTGCGGTGCCGATCGCGGTCACGGGCGGATTCCGCTCGCGCGGCGCCATGATCGAGGCGATCGCCGAGGGCAACTGCGATATGGTCGGACTGGGCCGACCCGCAGCCGTAATTCCTTCCGCCGCAGCCGATCTGCTCAATGGCGCGAAACAGCTGTACGCCCCCGCGATCTCACTGCGGTTGCCCGCGCGGCTCGCGGCCAACAATGGCCTCAAGGCGTTCGACGGGGCACTGGACCTGCAATGGCACACCGACCAGCTGCATCTGCTCGGCGCGGGCAACGATCCCGATCTCGACCGCTCCCCCTGGCGCACCGCGGTAACCATGCTGCGTCGCAATGGATTCGACGCCCTGCGCAGTAAGCGCTCGGCGAGTACACCCACTCCGGACCGCACCGCCGCCAAATTCCGACGCGAGCGCGCCCTCGGCCGCTATGTCATGAACCCGACCGTCCGCGCGCTGAGCCGGGTCGGCCTGCGCACCGCACTGGCCACCGAGATCGAGACCATCGGACGCAAGACCGGTCAGCCGCGCCGCGTCCCGGTGTCGATACTCTTCGACGACCAGGGCGCCTGGGCCATCTGCCAGCACGGCTCCCGTTCCGGCTGGGGTAAGAACCTCGCCGCCAATCCCGAAATCCGTGTCCGCCAAGGCAATACCTGGCGCACCGGTACGGCGGTCTTCCTCCCCGAGGACGATGTGGTGACCCGCGCCGCCACCTTCGCCCCACACCCCCTGCTGGCTCCCATCGCCACCCGGGGTTTCGCCGCCCTGGAGACCAATCCCGTCACCGTCCGCATCACCTTCACCGACAACTGAAGAGCGCCAATTGCGTTATCGGATATTTATTTTCGTGTGATATGATGAATGCGAATCCGACTTTTCTTCTCTAGCATCGGTTTTCCCGACTGCTTCGAAGGAGAATTCAATGGATGGCGGACCCAGCAGAACCGCGATGATGGCGGCGGGCGGGCGAGCAGCGCATCTCATCGTGGACAGCGCCCCCTACCTGTTCCAGGACACCGTGGCCGCCGACCTGCTCGGTGCACAGGCCGGAGAAGTCATCGGCTATCACCGGCAGTTCGGCGATCACGTGGTACTCAGCGGCACTCGAGCGCAGGTCAACGCCCGCAGCAGCTATACCGAGGCGCGCGTGCGCACCGGCTTCGGGCAGTACGTGATCCTCGGCGCGGGCCTGGACACCTTCGCCTATCGCTCCCCACTCGCCAGACAGATCGCCGTTTTCGAGGTGGATCATCCGGCGACCCAACAATGGAAACGCGGCCTACTCGAGACGGCGGGAATCGACGCCACCGCAACACGATTCGTCGGCGTCGATTTCGAAAGGGATGATCTCGCCGCGAAATTGGCGGCGCAGGGATTCGATTCCGCGACCCCCGCGCTCGTGAGCTGGCTCGGCGTGAGCATGTATTTGACCGAGGCGGCGATCAGCGCGGTGCTGACCGTACTGGGCACATTCGCCCCGGGCACCGAACTGGTGCTGGAATACGCGCTCCCGCCCGAGCTTCGCGACGAATCCGGCACCGCCTACGCCGAATTCGCACTCCCGGCCGCCGCCGATCAGGGCGAGCCCTGGTTGAGCTTCTTCACCCCCGACGCCCTCACCGACCTACTCGACAAACACGGATTCACCGTGGCCGAACATATTTCACAACGCGAGACGGTCTCCCCCGACCTGTGGCAGCGCGCGGACAACCTGCGTCCTGCTGATCTGTGCCGGTTGTTGCGCGCATCCGTGAGCGATTGACCACTCACCGTTGGTCAATGGTCGCGGCGAGGTAGGAGCTGCTGCGACTGCCGCCATGCGGCCTTCCGAGCAGCGTGGGCGGTGGCGGCCGAATCGAAATCGCCGCGCTGCCCCATCTCCAGCAACCTGTCGAACGCCGCGGCTCGCTTCGATCCGTCGTCGTCCAGGTCCATGCGGTTGGCCGTCACAACCAAATTATGCGCCCGACAACGCCGACCCGTCTGGCATCGGGTCTGCGCTGTTCGGGTGGTTACAGATTGGGGCGGACCAGGATTTGGATGTGGTCGTCCGGGTGGCGCAGGGATTCGATGGCGTCGGCTACGCCGTCGAAGCCGACCTGGGTGGTGATCAGGGATTCGGCGTCGATGACGCCGTCGGCTATGCGGTGCAGGGTTTTGGCGTACTCCTCGTGGGGGTAGACCATGCACATTTGCAGGGAGATGTCCTTGTAGATGCCGACGATCGGGCGGATCACGTCATCGGACATGATCGAGCCGATCTGCAGGATCGCGGTCTCCCTGGGGACCTTGTACATGAGTTCATTGAGCAGGCCGGGGACACCCGCGCACACCCAGACGTGCAGTTTCTGCCCCGGGGAGGCGAGCTCCTGCCAGACCTCCACCGGATCTTCGACGGACGGATCCACCACGCGGTGCGCGCCCAGGCGCAGCGCGGCCTCGCGGCGAAGTTTCGAGGGGTCGGACGCGACGATGGGTGCTACACCGCGTTCGACCAGGGCCGCGACCGCCCCCAATCCCACAGGGCCGCAACCGATGACGATACCGGTGCCTTCCGGGCCGATGCCCGTGCGGGCCACATTGCCGAAGCCGACCGCGAGGGGTTCGGTCATGGCGGCCACATGCGGCGGGACATGTTCGGGAATGGGTTCCAAGGCCATAGCCTGCAACACCATTCGCTCGCCGAAGCCGCCCGGATAGTCATTGGAGTAGCCGACGCCGTGAATACCACCGGCCGCGTCCAAGGCCCACGGCAGGGCGACGACATTCTGCCCCTCCACGAATGGGGTGTCCGGGCCCGCACCGATGACGCGGGCGGAGAGCTCATGCCCCATCACCATGTCGCGACACGGATCGAACAGGAAGGTGGGCACACCGCTGTCGCGGGAAGCCTGCAAGAACTCGTCGGTGTAGTCCAGGGCAGCCTTGTCGGAGCCGCAGATTCCGCAGGCGATCGTCTCGACCAGCACCTGGCCGGGACCGGGTACGGGATCGGGCACCTCGTCGACGACGAGTTCGCGATTGCGCATCACTACCGCGCGCATGTCACTTCCCTTCGGATTCGGGGGTCAGGGCGGCGGCCAGCGCCTGGCCGTGCCGCTCGAACGCGGCTTCCACGCCCGCGCGCATGCCCGACATGAGGCGTTCGCTATTGGCGTTGGCCCAGTCCAGGGAGGCGATGCGGCTGCGGTTCGCGCCGGTGAAGTGCGGAATCACGTGCTCGGCAAAGAGTTTCACCGAACGGCGGGAGGCTTCGGGGTCGGCGACATTGAGCGCCAGCACCAGGAAGGTGCCGAAACCGCCGGACTGTTCGGCCAGGGCTTCGATGGCCGCGATGGCGTCATCCGGCGAGCCGATGGTGGCGCGACCGAAGGCGGGGAAGCCCGGCCCGGTCCACTGTTCGATGGCCTCGGCGGCGGTATCGCCCCACGGCACCTCCATCCCGCTGAGCCGCTTGATGTAGTCCACCAGATGCCCTACGCCCCATTCGGCTTCGCGGCGCGCCTGCTCCCGGGTCTCGGCGATATGCATGGGCGCGACCAGTCGCCACTTGGCACGATCGACGGTATGGCCATTGGCGGCCATGGTCTGCTCGTAGACCTTCCAATTCGGCAGCAGCGCTTCATATCCCGAGGGATCGGAGGCGGCCAACGACAGCAGGCCCGCACCGTGCTTACCGGCCAGCACCGAACCCGACGGTGAAATGGTCGATGCCACAGCCATTTCCAACCCGT is a genomic window containing:
- a CDS encoding class I SAM-dependent methyltransferase, encoding MDGGPSRTAMMAAGGRAAHLIVDSAPYLFQDTVAADLLGAQAGEVIGYHRQFGDHVVLSGTRAQVNARSSYTEARVRTGFGQYVILGAGLDTFAYRSPLARQIAVFEVDHPATQQWKRGLLETAGIDATATRFVGVDFERDDLAAKLAAQGFDSATPALVSWLGVSMYLTEAAISAVLTVLGTFAPGTELVLEYALPPELRDESGTAYAEFALPAAADQGEPWLSFFTPDALTDLLDKHGFTVAEHISQRETVSPDLWQRADNLRPADLCRLLRASVSD
- a CDS encoding MFS transporter, with product MTASIKLSSAAGRWVLLATVLGSGMAMLDATVVNVALPRIGDEFGSSMAGLQWTVNAYALTLAGLILLGGALGDRYGRRRVFIIGVIWFALASALCGAAQDVSMLIAARALQGVGGALLTPGSLAIIQASFEPQDRARAVGAWSGLGGVAGAIGPFLGGYLVEYAGWRWVFLLNVPLALLVIAVTARHVPETYDSRAHGKFDVLGAAMAALCLAGITYALTTAPERDTNRALVIGSAVLGIAAGIAFVLIERRRSARDDGPSPMVPVDVFASKQFTAINGVTFVMYGAMSVVFFLLVLTLQVVSGFSPIAAGTAMLPGTVLMLLFSARAGALAQKIGPRKPITAGVLLAALGMLLMTRIGADSSYVTVVLPAAIVFGIGLTLAVAPLTATVLATADERHAGVASGVNNAVARAAGLLAVAAIPPLAGLTGDAYGNPSTFQHGFRIALITCVVLMVGAAALAFLTVRDDALAIAPATAEPLCKVNCPIGAPPLEPGRALTSTGGKDG
- a CDS encoding ribokinase yields the protein MARIVVVGSINMDLVTTVKRRPEPGETVSGEKFSLVPGGKGSNQAIAARRAGGEVGFVGAVGDDVFADELRRVLVDAGVGVSRLRRAHGPSGVAAIIVDDGGENSIIVVGGANSRLTTLDEDDLEAIAQADVLLCQLEIPLPTVLQAARHARAHDTTVILNPSPVRELPEQVWAEIDIAVVNEGEAAQLGAALDAVPHVITTLGADGAIYRGPDGITLPQPGVRVEVVDTTGAGDTFTGALAAHWPDGPEIALAWACTAGALATTKLGASASIPTRNAIERLLSR
- a CDS encoding TetR/AcrR family transcriptional regulator; this encodes MGARDRLIDSAIALMRCKGIAGTGIAQLLEHSGISRRSVYLNFPGGKSELVAEATRTAGQASSALMRTLTSGADLATVLAAFPAMWREVVVSSDFTAGCPVVAAALGRSESPEAADIAGATFLEWEGILADRLEVEAVEPDIARSLATTIVAAVEGAVIMSLATRSTDPLERAGKQLADLVAVHTGKSTTAA
- a CDS encoding nitroreductase family deazaflavin-dependent oxidoreductase; amino-acid sequence: MPANRESEPTERTGKASPALHDPLPLASGQVLPNRLMKSALSEGLGNSALAPDERLQRLYARWSTGGYGLIVTGNVMVDGRHLGEPGNVAIEDERHLEALTRWAKAGKDGGSKLWMQLNHPGRQANPLVTRNRAVAPSAIGMSIPGVPAPRALTEDEILDIIGRFGTAARVAEAAGFDGVQIHGAHGYLVSQFLSPLSNQRTDAWGGDAERRRRFVLEVARSIRAAVSPGFGVGIKLNSADFQRGGFTEDESRAVIEKLSAEQLDLIEISGGSYESPAMLNRPRTVAASTKAREAYFLEYAESARAAAGAVPIAVTGGFRSRGAMIEAIAEGNCDMVGLGRPAAVIPSAAADLLNGAKQLYAPAISLRLPARLAANNGLKAFDGALDLQWHTDQLHLLGAGNDPDLDRSPWRTAVTMLRRNGFDALRSKRSASTPTPDRTAAKFRRERALGRYVMNPTVRALSRVGLRTALATEIETIGRKTGQPRRVPVSILFDDQGAWAICQHGSRSGWGKNLAANPEIRVRQGNTWRTGTAVFLPEDDVVTRAATFAPHPLLAPIATRGFAALETNPVTVRITFTDN
- a CDS encoding SgcJ/EcaC family oxidoreductase, encoding MRKATAMTIATAAESTTAPRKSRHRTVFRALGVATLALGITAAGGYVWLSQTSDVRNVGVAECASLIPDGGSADDLRGVCGTLTNMTAAWGRNDADAYGATFTENATYTTFLGTHYEGRDDLTEAHRALFSGFLKGTKLADSYLDARFYGGNVAIVTTRGDRYDDDRPSELSKTQTYTLVREQDGQWRIASFQNTQRQRVMEKISFLFDPATKPQAER